Proteins from a single region of Belliella baltica DSM 15883:
- a CDS encoding Lrp/AsnC family transcriptional regulator → MDNSVRVKFDKIDRKILEILQANAKITNAQLSKDIGLSPAPTLERVKKLEQSGIIKSYHAKLDPERIGLGVSTFVLVSLIGHNKSNIDAFMKEINGIQEVIECHHITGTGDFILKIIAKDITAYQKLMLEKVSEIREVDSMQSMVILSTFKDSKVLPIPM, encoded by the coding sequence ATGGATAACAGCGTAAGAGTAAAATTTGATAAAATAGATAGAAAGATATTAGAGATTCTTCAAGCAAACGCAAAAATTACAAATGCGCAGCTTTCAAAAGATATTGGACTTTCTCCTGCACCAACTTTGGAAAGGGTAAAAAAACTAGAGCAATCAGGAATCATAAAAAGTTATCATGCAAAGCTAGACCCTGAAAGAATAGGACTTGGAGTTAGCACTTTTGTTTTGGTAAGCTTAATAGGTCACAATAAAAGCAATATTGATGCATTCATGAAGGAGATCAATGGTATTCAAGAAGTGATTGAATGTCACCACATTACTGGTACAGGTGATTTTATTTTGAAAATCATTGCAAAAGACATCACTGCATACCAAAAATTGATGCTTGAGAAAGTAAGTGAAATCAGAGAGGTGGATTCAATGCAGTCTATGGTAATCCTTTCTACTTTTAAGGATAGCAAAGTTCTTCCTATTCCAATGTAA
- a CDS encoding NUDIX domain-containing protein, which produces MKNPWQTKNSKTIYENAWIKLEHHDVVIPSGKDGVYGKVCFKNKAIGIIPIDKEGNTWLVGQYRYTLNAYSLEIPMGGGPINEDFLDSAKRELKEETGLTAEKWTKIMTIHTSNSVTDEEGFIYLAEELTKGETEFEETEQLEIVKLPLSLAVQKVMEGEITDAISIAGLLKVAKMFNL; this is translated from the coding sequence ATGAAAAATCCTTGGCAAACCAAGAATAGCAAAACCATATACGAGAATGCTTGGATTAAATTGGAGCATCATGATGTAGTAATACCTTCAGGAAAAGATGGTGTGTATGGTAAGGTATGCTTCAAAAATAAAGCAATTGGTATCATTCCAATTGATAAAGAAGGGAATACTTGGTTAGTGGGGCAATATCGCTATACTTTAAATGCCTATTCCCTGGAAATCCCAATGGGTGGAGGACCCATCAATGAAGACTTTTTGGATAGTGCAAAACGAGAATTAAAAGAGGAAACTGGCTTGACTGCTGAAAAATGGACAAAAATTATGACTATACATACTTCCAATTCTGTGACAGATGAAGAAGGGTTCATTTATTTGGCTGAAGAACTTACTAAAGGAGAAACGGAGTTTGAAGAAACTGAGCAATTAGAAATTGTGAAATTACCATTGAGTTTGGCAGTTCAGAAAGTTATGGAAGGGGAAATTACTGATGCAATTTCCATCGCAGGTCTTCTTAAAGTTGCAAAAATGTTCAATCTTTGA
- a CDS encoding MATE family efflux transporter, protein MTKINFKDHFSKTFILAYPVMLSQLGQVLVGVADSMMVGRLGAEPLAAASLANSIFFVLLMFGIGVSMAITPLVAMADGKNKSSRIGRLFRHGFTINMGTGLVLFLLIILFSPLLQYMNQPEQVVELAIPYLAIITLSIVPFMFFQTFKQFAEGLSQTKQAMYITIICNGLNVFLNWVMIYGNLGFPALGLNGAGWATLISRVLMGIVIAYYVFKSRRYKSFDLGFRIKRFSFPMISKMLRIGVPTGFQFIFEVGAFSTAAIMMGWIGVSALAAHQIAINLASVSYMMASGLSAAAMVRVGNQLGRKDIKTLREAGFTVFAMAAIFMLVSAVLFIALREFLPSLYIDDKAVIQMSASLLIIAGFFQLSDGIQVVGLGALRGMADVRVPTIVTLIAYWVIGLPLGYVFAFVFDMQEKGIWYGLLIGLTVTGFMLLYRFHSLSARLLRKQGVIQAV, encoded by the coding sequence ATGACCAAAATCAATTTTAAAGATCATTTTTCAAAAACATTTATTTTAGCCTATCCTGTGATGTTGAGTCAACTTGGACAGGTACTTGTTGGTGTTGCAGATAGTATGATGGTTGGCAGGCTGGGAGCAGAGCCTTTAGCTGCAGCTTCTTTAGCTAATAGTATATTTTTCGTTTTGCTCATGTTTGGTATTGGTGTGTCTATGGCTATTACACCACTTGTGGCAATGGCTGACGGGAAAAATAAAAGTAGCAGAATTGGAAGGCTATTTAGGCATGGTTTTACCATAAATATGGGTACCGGCTTAGTCTTGTTTCTACTGATTATTTTGTTTTCTCCACTACTTCAATACATGAACCAACCAGAACAAGTTGTAGAGTTAGCAATTCCCTATTTAGCAATTATTACTTTATCCATTGTTCCTTTTATGTTTTTTCAGACTTTTAAGCAGTTTGCAGAAGGATTGTCTCAAACTAAGCAAGCAATGTATATAACCATTATTTGCAATGGTTTGAATGTATTCCTCAATTGGGTCATGATTTATGGTAATTTAGGTTTCCCCGCTTTGGGTTTGAATGGAGCGGGGTGGGCAACTTTAATTTCAAGAGTTTTAATGGGAATCGTGATAGCTTATTATGTTTTCAAATCTAGGAGATACAAATCTTTCGATTTGGGATTCCGTATCAAACGATTTTCATTTCCAATGATTTCAAAAATGCTAAGAATAGGAGTGCCTACAGGTTTCCAGTTTATTTTTGAAGTAGGTGCTTTTAGTACTGCTGCGATTATGATGGGATGGATAGGCGTATCAGCTCTAGCAGCGCATCAGATTGCCATAAATCTTGCATCAGTCAGTTATATGATGGCGTCAGGATTGTCTGCTGCAGCAATGGTAAGAGTTGGTAATCAGTTGGGAAGAAAGGATATTAAAACACTTAGAGAGGCTGGCTTTACTGTGTTTGCAATGGCTGCGATTTTTATGTTGGTTTCTGCTGTTTTATTTATTGCCTTGAGAGAATTCTTGCCTTCCCTTTACATCGATGATAAAGCAGTGATTCAAATGAGTGCTAGTTTATTGATTATTGCTGGATTTTTCCAACTTTCAGATGGTATTCAAGTGGTCGGTTTGGGTGCTTTGAGGGGAATGGCAGATGTACGTGTCCCTACGATTGTTACTTTGATTGCCTATTGGGTGATTGGTCTTCCCTTAGGTTATGTTTTCGCATTTGTTTTTGATATGCAAGAAAAAGGTATCTGGTACGGATTGCTTATTGGGTTGACAGTCACAGGATTTATGTTGCTTTATAGATTCCATTCACTCAGTGCGAGATTGCTTCGAAAGCAAGGAGTAATTCAAGCTGTATAA
- a CDS encoding lysoplasmalogenase, with protein sequence MSRYSKLELVYSIISLVSLFFLVTKNELGFYITKPLIVPILLIYLFHKFNETQHQLIPALMVATIFSFLGDIFLLFTINEELFKLVGICTFIVAQTSYAYLYFLSVNSFPKKKISFLARWPEFLSSVVILGATIILYPSLGNFAAPAIIYSFITSITIIFALNRRFYVSRKSFVLTFLGVISFFISDALMGDDIFLENILNHFFIMLSYLIGHFLIIKGILFQIESTKKKDTFSDVLSFS encoded by the coding sequence ATGAGTAGGTATTCAAAATTAGAACTAGTTTATAGTATAATTTCTTTAGTGAGTTTATTTTTTTTGGTAACAAAAAATGAACTTGGATTTTATATTACTAAACCTCTAATCGTACCAATTTTATTAATTTATCTATTTCACAAATTCAACGAGACGCAACACCAATTGATCCCTGCATTGATGGTTGCTACAATCTTTTCGTTCTTAGGTGATATCTTCCTCTTATTTACAATTAATGAGGAATTATTCAAACTAGTTGGGATTTGCACATTTATTGTAGCCCAAACTTCCTATGCATATTTATACTTTTTATCTGTAAATTCTTTCCCTAAAAAGAAAATTAGCTTTTTAGCACGTTGGCCAGAATTTCTATCAAGTGTCGTTATTTTAGGAGCTACAATAATTTTATACCCATCACTAGGTAACTTTGCAGCTCCTGCAATCATTTATTCATTCATTACATCAATCACGATAATTTTTGCATTAAATAGACGGTTCTATGTGAGCAGAAAGAGCTTTGTTTTGACATTCCTAGGAGTTATTTCATTTTTTATCAGTGATGCCTTGATGGGCGATGATATTTTCTTAGAAAATATTTTAAATCATTTCTTTATCATGCTTTCCTATCTTATTGGTCATTTTTTGATTATTAAAGGAATCCTTTTTCAAATTGAATCAACAAAAAAAAAAGACACCTTTTCAGATGTCTTATCTTTTTCTTAA
- a CDS encoding MFS transporter — protein MLSKLPSFYTVNFFTLCLSSFLFFASFNMIIPELPSYLSSLGGEDYKGLIISLFTLTAGLSRPFSGKLADKVGRIPVMIFGAVICFLVSLLYPMITSVAGFLLLRFVHGFSTGFTPTGTSAFVADIIPFNKRGEAMGIQSLFGSLGMAAGPALGGYIAAEWGINPLFYASAFTAILSIVILLRLKETLVEREKLSIEHFKLNRHEIIEKRVLTPSLVLFLTVFSFGIVLTIIPDYSEYLGIKNKGLFFAVFTLASLGIRIIAGKASDKYGRIPVMKAATFSMAISMLLIAFAETKGMLLFGGVIFGASVGMNSPTISAWTIDLSLDEFRGRALATMYIALEAGIGIGALASGFVFNNNLENFFLVFSLGTITSFLAFIYLFTLPKQQITPVKSK, from the coding sequence ATGCTCAGCAAACTTCCTTCATTCTATACAGTCAATTTTTTTACACTATGCTTGAGTTCTTTTTTGTTTTTTGCCAGTTTCAACATGATAATCCCAGAGTTGCCTTCTTATTTGAGCTCTTTGGGAGGAGAAGATTATAAGGGTTTAATTATATCATTATTTACCTTGACAGCAGGCCTATCCAGACCTTTTAGCGGGAAACTAGCTGATAAAGTAGGGAGAATTCCTGTAATGATATTTGGTGCTGTTATTTGCTTTCTCGTCAGTTTGCTTTATCCAATGATTACTTCTGTTGCTGGATTTTTACTTTTGAGATTTGTACATGGGTTTTCTACAGGCTTCACTCCTACCGGAACTTCCGCTTTCGTAGCTGATATCATTCCTTTCAATAAACGAGGAGAAGCGATGGGAATTCAGTCACTTTTCGGTTCTCTTGGAATGGCCGCAGGACCAGCTTTAGGTGGGTATATTGCGGCAGAATGGGGAATCAATCCACTATTTTACGCTTCCGCTTTTACAGCAATTTTATCCATTGTCATTCTATTGAGACTGAAAGAAACACTGGTTGAAAGAGAAAAATTATCCATAGAACATTTTAAACTAAATAGACACGAGATCATTGAAAAGAGAGTCTTGACACCTTCCTTGGTTTTATTTCTTACCGTTTTTTCATTTGGCATTGTTCTAACAATTATTCCGGATTACTCTGAGTATTTGGGTATCAAAAACAAGGGATTATTCTTTGCGGTATTTACGCTTGCTTCCTTAGGTATTAGGATTATTGCTGGCAAAGCATCTGATAAATATGGAAGAATTCCAGTGATGAAAGCAGCAACATTTTCTATGGCTATTTCTATGCTATTGATTGCATTCGCTGAGACTAAAGGGATGTTACTTTTTGGAGGAGTGATATTTGGTGCATCTGTTGGGATGAATTCGCCAACTATTTCTGCTTGGACTATAGACCTTTCATTGGACGAGTTTAGAGGAAGAGCGCTTGCCACCATGTATATCGCTCTTGAAGCTGGTATAGGAATTGGGGCTTTAGCCTCAGGATTTGTATTTAACAATAATTTAGAAAATTTCTTTCTAGTCTTTTCTTTAGGTACGATTACTTCATTTTTAGCTTTTATCTATTTATTTACTCTACCAAAACAACAAATTACTCCAGTAAAATCTAAATGA